A window from Bufo bufo chromosome 1, aBufBuf1.1, whole genome shotgun sequence encodes these proteins:
- the PFN3 gene encoding profilin-3 has protein sequence MEEWRTYVNTILKEEQVEDMAIVGYVDSRCVWASKPGGHLAAISSLEIEIIIGQDRKGFLQTGITIAGKKYCVIRDNLLVPNDHVMDLRSKEKDCWSICIGMSPKLLIFLMGKKGVQGGILNKRMHDIIKALKK, from the coding sequence ATGGAAGAGTGGAGGACATATGTAAATACTATTCTTAAAGAAGAGCAAGTAGAAGACATGGCAATTGTAGGCTATGTGGACAGCCGCTGTGTATGGGCCTCAAAGCCTGGTGGTCATTTGGCTGCGATCTCATCCCTGGAGATTGAAATTATCATTGGACAAGATCGGAAAGGTTTCTTGCAGACAGGCATTACCATAGCTGGGAAAAAATACTGTGTAATAAGAGACAACCTGCTGGTCCCGaatgatcatgtgatggactTAAGATCAAAAGAGAAAGATTGCTGGTCCATTTGCATTGGCATGTCTCCAAAGCTCCTGATATTTTTGATGGGGAAGAAAGGTGTACAAGGCGGAATCCTGAACAAAAGAATGCATGATATCATCAAGGCCTTAAAAAAGTAG